The sequence TTGAGCCCTTTCAAAATTACGCTTAGTCATACCAATAGCAATGCCAATAATCAGCACAAGCAGAAAACCAAAAAAACCACCTGCAATAATTAGCTTTAAGCGGTTTTTTTGCATAAAAGAAGGGCTGGGTGAGCCGTGAAGTTCATCCTCAACATGAGAACTGGCATGTGCTGCAGCATGATCGCTCATTGTATTATTTCCATTATCCGGTTTCATCATTTCTACGCGGACGGGAATCCGGCATTGATAAAAGAGCCCCGACACACACCCAGAAATAATAATTTAATCAACACTATTCAGGGTAAATTTACTTCTCCCTGTCGCTCAAAGCTTACACCATCAGGACGTAATGGCAGAAAAAGCTTACCTATTATACGATAGGCGATTGGCTTGCCACTTGCTTGCATGGCATTAAATTGCTGCATAAATATACTTAGAGATGTGGTGATATGAAGCTTTATCAGAGCTGATCCTAACTTGGGCAAAGTAACTACTTCGCTGGAAACCCCTTCGGCAAAATGCTTGCCGTTTACATCCATACTTAACTGCACCCCCTTAATATCCAGCGATACATTATTTGGATTAGTAAGGCGCAGGCTCAGTACAAAACGCTGCTCCAGCAAGCCTATTTCAGCCACACTCAAACCGGCAAGACTTACACTTGGTTTTTCAAAAGAGTTATACAAACTGGAGCAGCCGGCAAGCAAAATACCCAGTAATAGTAAAATCCTTCCTGCCCATTTATACATTCATCATCTCTTGCAAACGGCAGCCCAACTCACCATTTAAAGGCATTGCACCGGGCGTGCCGGCATGGATCACGGCAATGGTTACATCGGCTTCTGCCACCAGTTTTGCATTATCGGCCCGCACAATGCGCTGATGAATAATTCCCTCTTTTTCAGTCAAATGAACCATACGGGTTTCTATTTTTAATACATCACCCATCGTGGCAGGACGCTTATAGCGAATATCAATTCGACTAATCACTAAGGCCAGCTTTTCGCGGGTAAACCACTCCAAGCCCCCGCTCTCATCCACCAAAGCCCAACGAGCTTCTTCTAAAAATTCTAAATAACGCGCGTTATTAACATGACCGTATAAATCCAGATGATAGCCGCGAACCTTGATTTCAGTGGCTTGAGCCATGTTTTTCTCCCGTGTGTGAAAATTTTTAACAATCTTAACTTTGAAATTAATCCATGTCTTCGGGATAATCCCCGCATGCATCGTCCTACTATAGATTGGCGACACTCTCGCCCCTTCCGTATTTGCCTGCTTTTGCTCGTCATGCTTGTGGCGTTGCTTGGCACGGTACCCTATTTTATTTCTTTTGATCTGATCAAAAGCGGGCTTTCCATCATGCTGGAAAAAGACACCAAACGGCAGCTCAGCATACGTGGAGATGCCCGTTTTGTCCTGTTGCCTCAACCCGCACTACTTTTAGATGATGTCACGCTGACCGAGCCTGGCGAAACAACAATTTTCTCGCATGCAGATCGTGTGCGAATTGAATTGAGCCCATGGCCATTACTTATTGGTAAGGGAAAAATCAAAGCACTCGATTTTGAAAAACCCGCACTCAATGTCATACGCCGCGAAGATGGTACATATAATTTTGAAGACTTGCTTACTCCAAAATCACATACCAAAGAGCTAAGTTTCTCGCTCGACACCGTTCATTTTACCGAAGCTTCGTTTAAGCTTTCCGATGAATTTTTAGGTGAGAGCCTGCGTCTGTCACGGCTTAATCTCACCATGAAAAACTTATCCGACCCCAAAGCCGGGCATCTTGATCTGGATGGCATGCTGCTGATTGGTGACAACGGCAGGCCGGTGCAATGGCAGGGCGCACTCAGTGCCAGCGCAGCCATGCGCTACCATGAGGCAGACCATCGTTTGCTGGTCGCTGACTTACTACTGGAATTAGAGCAAAAAGGAGGCAGCTCGCCCGAGCTGCGCTTACAGAATGTAAAGGTAAGCACGGTGGGTAATCTGGTCTATGGCTGGCAGCCGCTACGTTTTAAAGGTGGTGAGCTTAAACTCAATATATCCGGACAGCGCGCAGGACAGCACTGGAAGGGCGAGCTGGATGTGCCTGAAATTCTGCTATCCAAAGAAGCAGTTAATTTGAACCATTTGAAATTAAATGTAGATATGCAAAGCCCCAGCGGGCAACTGAGTGCAAAAGCGACGATCCCGAATCTTACAGGCCTGAAACAGGGTCTGCTGCGCACCGAAACAGCCAGCTTCGAAGTAAAACTTCATAGTCCGGAACAAAACCTGGCACTCACTTTTGCCAGCCCGCTGGAATTACTCAATGGCAGTATTGCAAGGTTACCTGCTTATCGCCTTACCGGAACCTACACCAACCGCAATTTACCAAGGGGCGCGATTGGCCTGGATCTGAATGGCGCAGGGGCGCTCAATTTACAAGCAGAATCACTAAGCCTGAGCAGCCAAGGGCAGCTGGATAAATCACCGGTAAAAGCACAAATCGAAGTAACAGACTTTGTGCGCCCCCATTACGCGGTGGATGTTGACCTTAATAAGCTTGATTTATCGCCCTATCTGCCTGTAGTTGCTGCAGGAGCAAAAACAGTTAATCCGGATAAGCCTTTTGATTTCTGGTGGCTTGATAATCTGGATGCCAGCGGCAAGCTTAAAATTGGCGAGCTGGCAATGCAAAAACTGCATATTAACAATATATCGCTGGAATTTGCCGCAAAAAACCGCAAGCTTAACCTGGAGCCTTTAGCTGCAACACTCTACGGAGGCCAGCTTACAGGCAGCCTGAAGGTGGATGCCAGCAAAAAAACGCCCTCGTTCCGTATACAGCAAAAACTTGCCAATATGAATATCAATGCACTGCTTACCGATGTTATCGATAACAGCCGCTTTGAGGGCCGTGGCCATCTGGATTTAGATGTGGCCGCGGTAGGAAACCAGCTCAGCCATTTACGCCGGACTGCAGGCGGTAATGTCAGATTGCTACTGAATCAGGGAGCGGTCAGGGGGATTGACCTGGAAGCCTTGCTGCGCACCGCCAGCCGCCAGATCAGCCTGATGAATGGTGAAACCAGCCCTTCACTCAATCTTGATGCAAAAACCTCTTTTAGCGAGCTGCGCTCCACGCTCACGCTGAAGCATGGTGTCGCCAGCAATAGTGATCTGGCTGTTACCGCAGGCATACTTAGACTTACTGGTGGTGGTACTCTGGATTTAAACAGCAATGCCATTGATTACAATATGAATGCCAGCGCAAACCCTAAGGTACCTGCGCTCAAGGGTTTATCAGGCCTCAGCTTACCTATCAAGCTGACCGGTGCCCTAAGCGCCCCCGAATACCATATCGATTACGCCAGCCTGAAAGAGCAGATTCTGCTCAAGCAAAAGACCGCATCTGAAGCCCAGGCTCCCGTAAGTAAAGCACCGGCACAAAAAGCAGCGCAGCCCCGCAAAGCTGCAGGGCTCAAAGCTGCCGCAGGCACAAAAGCCACGGCTAAAAAAACCACCTCCCCAAAGGCAGAAAAACCCCATAAATGAGCGATTTTTCCCGGCGTTTAATCGCTTGGCAAGCCATACATGGCCGCCACAATCTGCCCTGGCAGGTGTCTGATCCTTACCGCGTCTGGCTGAGCGAAATTATGCTGCAGCAAACGCAGGTCACCACCGTCATCCCTTATTACCAGCAGTTTCTGGGGCATTTCCCCGATGTAGCCAGCCTGGCCGCAGCCAGCCCGGACGATGTACTGGCCCGATGGAGCGGCCTTGGCTACTACAGCCGCGCCCGCAATCTGCATAAAGCCGCAAAAATGGTGATGGAGCGCTTTAATGGCCAGTTTCCACGCACGCCGACACTGCTGGCCGAGCTACCCGGCGTGGGGCCATCTACGGCAGCGGCCATTGCAGCATTTAGCTTTGGTGAGCAAGCCGCCATTTTAGATGGCAATGTAAAACGCGTACTGGCCCGATGGGCTGGCATTAACGGCTATCCAGGCACCAAGGTAATTGAAAGAGAGCTGTGGCAACTCGCAACAAACCTGCTGCCCGATCATGGCATTGAGCGCTACACCCAGAGCCTGATGGATTTAGGCGCCACCATTTGCACGCCCAAAAAACCAGCCTGCATGGCTTGCCCGGTGCAGGCTGATTGCATCGCCCGCCAGCAAGGCCGGCAAGCCGAGCTGCCCACGCCTAAGCCAAGAAAAGTATCACCAGAGCGACAAACCGTGCTGATGATGGTGGAGAAGAGCGGCAAAATCCTGCTGGAGCGCCGCCCGCCCAGTGGTATCTGGGGAGGCTTGTGGAGCCTGCCGGAAGCCTCCTCCACGCTAGAGGCCAGCCAGGCCTGCCAACAGCGCTTTGGCTTAAATGTAGAGTTTGATAATGCAGAGGAAGATTTTGTCCATGTTTTCACCCATTTTCGCCTCACCATCACTCCCCTGCCCGGCAGCGTCATCAGCCAGACAGCCCTCGCCCATGAAGATCATTTGGGCTGGTTTAGCCAAGCAGAAGCCCTTCAGCTAGGCCTGCCCACCCCAATACGAAAGCTGATCGCTTCCAGACGTGGCTAAGCCCGGCATGCCGGGCTTTTTTTCTTATTTAATTTACGCTGTTTTTAACTCTAAACGGCGAAGACTGCCTAGCATTTCTTTCCATTTGATCAGTGCAGAAATCAATATCGCTACACCAAGACACATCATTGCAATGGAAATCAGGCCATTAAAAATATTATATCCTTTAGATACAGGGTTAAAATACACATGTTCTATCATCCAGTAGCCCGCATAATTAACGGTTACAAATAAATATGCCAAAGGAATCAAACAAGTCAGCATATAGCTACGATTTTTACTTAAACGTAAAATAATTGTTGCACCAATAATCAATCCAATAGATGCCATCAATTGATTAGATACACCAAACAACGCCCATACCGAATTAATATCGCCTGAATTCAATAAATAGCCCCACAGCGAACAAGCTACAATCGATGTACCAATTGCACCGGGCATCCAATCTGTCCGTTTTAATGGCGTCCAGAAGTCACCCAGGAAATCCTGTAATAAATAACGGGCAACACGGGTGCCAGAATCAATCGCAGTCAGAATAAATACAGCTTCAAACATCACCATAAATTGAAAGAAATAGGAAGCCAGCTTATTTAGTAAAGGAATACGGGTAAAAATATCAGTCATCCCAACAGCCAGAGTAACAGCTCCACCGGTACGCCCGTGCAAATCAAGACCAATGGCAGAGCTTAAAGCCGGTAAATTAATGACATCCATACCCAAAGTCTTGAATACCTCAGGGCTGGAGTTAATAGCAAAATAATCGGCAGGATGTAATGAAGTTGCAGCAATTAAAGCCATCACCCCAATCATACATTCGGCCAGCATAGCGCCAAAACCGACCGGCAGAATATCACTCCATTTATCAATTTGCTTAGGTGTCGTACCTGAGCCAATAAAGGCATGAAAGCCTGATATTGCACCACAGGCAATTGTAATTGAAATAAATGGCCACACTGGTCCGGCCAATACGGGGCCACCGCCATGAATAAATTCGGTTACGGCTGGGAACTGAATTTGTGGATTAACAAACACCACACCCACAATAAGTAAGCCAAATACACCAATCTTCATAAAGCTGGATAAAGCGGCTCTGGGCGTAAGCAGCAGCCACACAGGCAGCGCGGTTGCAAAAAAGGCATATACCGGTAAAACCAAAGAAACGGTTTTAGCATTCAGTGAAAACCATTCACCCAGAAATGTATTCTGAATATAGGGGCCTGCAAATACACAGGCCATAATGGCAACCACGCCAAGATAAGAGGCATTTTTCATATTCCCCGTAACGCGCTCCCATAAGCCAATACAAATCGCGATGGGAATGGTCATAAAGACCGCAAATGCACCCCAGGGATTACGCTCCAGAGCATGCACCACCACCATCGATAAACCGGCCATGGTAATGGTGATAATAAACATCATAGCAAGGCCCGTACACCAGCCAGCTACCGGCCCAAGCTCTTCCTTAGCGACTTCAGACAGTGATTTACCCTGATGCGACATCGAAGCAAACAGCACCACCGTATCATGCACCGCGCCACCAATTACACAGCCTATCAGCAGCCATAAAAAGCCTGGTAAATAGCCATACTGAGCAGCCAGTACCGGCCCTACCAGCGGCCCGGCAGCAGCAATTGCTGCAAAATGCCCGCCAAATGTGACCCATTTTTTGGTCGGCAAATAATCTTTCCCGTCTTTAAACTCATGCGCGGGTGTCGTATCTTCATCATTGATATTAAGTACTTTACGTACAAAAAATACACCGTAAAACCGATAGCAAATCATCAGAATACAGAGTGTGCTAATCACAAAAGTGAGTGCATGATCCATAACAGTACCGCTCCTGGAAAGAATTCCATCACTGTACGGAACCGCACCTGTATACGGCTTGCTATTGTCATTAAGCGGCAGCCTGCCGTTGTAAGCGGTAAGGCAGAAGAGTTAAGCGGTGACAGCCTAGCTATCAATCCCCAGGGCATCTTTTAGTACTTTCAGATAGCGCCGGCTTACCGGAATACGCTGTTGGGATCGAGTAAGAATTTCGGCAGCTCCATTTTCAGAAAATACAATTTCTGAAATTCGCTCTGGGTTCACCAAGTACTGGCGGTGGCAGCGCAATAAAACTGTTTTAAGTTCCAATGTTTTCAGCGTGAGCACAGTAAAATGCTCCTGAGCGTCCTGCCCAACCAGATAAACACCGCTTAATTTCGAGCATGCATATTCCACTTCCGCAGTGGGCATCAGACAAATCCGATTATGCCCGTGGCAAGGTAGCTGATTTAATACCGGCGTAAGTGCCGCAATATTTTGCGGTAAACGCACTTTATGCAACCGCTCCAGAGTTTTGCTCAAACGTGCGGCTTCAACCGGCTTAAGTAAATAATCAAAGGCGTGCTCTTCAAATGCCCTCAGCGCAAACTCATCAAATGCAGTCACAAAAACAATATGCGGCAAGCACTCGGGGTCCAGCATAGCCACCAGTTCCAGGCCATTAATCTTTGGCATCTGAATATCCAGAAAAATAATATCCGGATGCCAGCGATGAATGCCTGCCATGGCATCAATGGCATTAGCCGCTTCGCCAACAATCTCAATCTGGGTATCTGCTGCCAGCAAAGCACGCAACTCATCTCTGGCTAAAGGTTCATCATCAATAATCAGGGCAGTTAACATCATAATTTCAGACCAAGTTAAACATTATGCACCGGTAAGTGCAGGCTAATCCGAGTGTATTTTTCAAAAACACAATGCACGGAAACGCCATATTCTGCACCATAAATAGCTTTAATTCGCCGGTCAACCAGCTTCATTCCTAATCCTTCTGAATGAATTTCAGCGGGATAAAGCCCTGCATTATCCTCAATATGCAATGCCAATTCCTCCCTGTTTTGTTCTGCATAAATGCGAATATGACCCTGATCAAATAATTGAGATGTACCGTGTTTTATGGCGTTTTCCACCACAGGCTGCAAAGAGAAAGCCGGTAATTTAGCCTGTAAAATCGCTTCGCTCAGATCAATATCTACCTTTAAATGATCGGAAAAACGTGCAAGTTCAATTTGCAGATAGGCATTCACATGCTCAATTTCATCCGCCAGCGTAACTTCATCTAGCGAGCGCTTCAGGTTTTTACGGAAAAAAACGGACAGATACTGGATCAGTTTTCTGGCTCTGTCCGGATCATTTCGGATCACCGCACTAATGGTATTAAGCGCGTTAAATAAAAAATGAGGATTAACCTGTGCATGTAACAGCTTTACTTCTGTTTGCGCTAACAACAGCTGCTGGGCCTCTATCCGGCCGGATAAAATCTGCGTAGACAATAAACGTGCAATACCCTCACCCAAAGTACGATTTAATCTTAAAAACAACTTACCACTATTTTCATATAATTTAATTGTTCCAATCACCTGCCCATCCTCGCCCCATAAAGGAATCACCAAGGTAGAGCCCAACGGACAGCGTGGGCTAATCGAGCAAATATAGGGCACTTCATTACCATCGGCATATACCACCCGATTATCGCGGATAGCCGCAAAAGTATGCTCCGAAGTAATAGGAGAGCCTGGCAAATGATGATCAGCACCACTACCAATAAAAGCCAAAACTTTATTTCGATCGGTAATTGAAACGGCACTGACACTCAGCTCTTCCAAGATGATCTTTGCCACTTTAAGAGTGTTGTCTTCATCAAATCCGGCACGTAAAGCCCCCTCACTTCTGGCGGCAATCTGTAGCACTTTGGCGGAAAATGCGTTCGAGTACTTCTCAAGCATCTCGCGCCTGTCCAGTAATATACGCATAAACATCGCCGAGCCCAGCGTATTGGCAATCATCATGGGAATGCCGATATTTTCTACCAGGGCAAGCGATTTAGAAAAAGGCTGGGCCACCGCGAGGATAATCAGCATCTGCATGATTTCTGCAATCAGCGCAACCGATGCCACCAGAAAAGGCTTGAATAATAAATCGACCCGCCCTCGTTTCATTAAGTAGCGATGTACCATGCCACTTAACAGCCCTTCGCTGATAGTAGAAATCATGCAAGCCAGCGCTGTTGGCCCGCCCAGCAAATAGCGGTGCAAACCACCGGTAAAGCCAATCGCCAGCCCCACCGCAGGCCCACCAAGTAAGCCACCTAACACCGCACCAATCGCCCTGGTATTGGCAATCGAGCCTAATATATTCAGCCCTAAATAAGTGCCAAGCACACAAAATATAGAAAAAACTGCATAGCAGGTCAGCTTATGCGGTAAGCGAATAGTGACCTGCATTAAGGGGGTAAACAGGGGAGTTTTCGACAATAAATAGGCGATCAGCAAATACACGCACATTTGCTGCAACAACAATAAAATCAGATTTAACTGCTCGGTAAGCATGGTGCAGGCTTGGCTTATGCAAAAAATGGATTATAGCGCTAATCCAATTGCAATTTTGGCCAACTTTTGACTGTAATCTGATAAAAAACAATTATCAGATTAATTACTTTTATGGTTTATTTTAAATAAATCATAAACAGATTTAAATTACACAGTATATAAATATAAGATTAAACAAATGTCAGAATACGCGATTAACTCTGTTTTATAAAAAATAAAACACACTTATCAGCACCAGCATGGCGCTGTCTATAGAGGCTGATTAGCTTTTAATTGACAACACACATAAGTTTTTTTTAATTTGCCTAATACGTATAAACCCGGCATATGCCCACGCTATATATATTCTAAACCGCCTGATCCGCCAAACGGCCCGACTTCCAATAGTTGATCAGACCCGCTGCAGAATAAATAATCAGAGCCGTCCAGATCAGTGAAAAGCCGATCATACGATCCGTTCCAAAAGGCTCCCGATACAGCCATACCCCCAGTAATAATTGC comes from Iodobacter ciconiae and encodes:
- a CDS encoding LEA type 2 family protein, yielding MYKWAGRILLLLGILLAGCSSLYNSFEKPSVSLAGLSVAEIGLLEQRFVLSLRLTNPNNVSLDIKGVQLSMDVNGKHFAEGVSSEVVTLPKLGSALIKLHITTSLSIFMQQFNAMQASGKPIAYRIIGKLFLPLRPDGVSFERQGEVNLP
- a CDS encoding acyl-CoA thioesterase; its protein translation is MAQATEIKVRGYHLDLYGHVNNARYLEFLEEARWALVDESGGLEWFTREKLALVISRIDIRYKRPATMGDVLKIETRMVHLTEKEGIIHQRIVRADNAKLVAEADVTIAVIHAGTPGAMPLNGELGCRLQEMMNV
- a CDS encoding AsmA family protein, yielding MHRPTIDWRHSRPFRICLLLLVMLVALLGTVPYFISFDLIKSGLSIMLEKDTKRQLSIRGDARFVLLPQPALLLDDVTLTEPGETTIFSHADRVRIELSPWPLLIGKGKIKALDFEKPALNVIRREDGTYNFEDLLTPKSHTKELSFSLDTVHFTEASFKLSDEFLGESLRLSRLNLTMKNLSDPKAGHLDLDGMLLIGDNGRPVQWQGALSASAAMRYHEADHRLLVADLLLELEQKGGSSPELRLQNVKVSTVGNLVYGWQPLRFKGGELKLNISGQRAGQHWKGELDVPEILLSKEAVNLNHLKLNVDMQSPSGQLSAKATIPNLTGLKQGLLRTETASFEVKLHSPEQNLALTFASPLELLNGSIARLPAYRLTGTYTNRNLPRGAIGLDLNGAGALNLQAESLSLSSQGQLDKSPVKAQIEVTDFVRPHYAVDVDLNKLDLSPYLPVVAAGAKTVNPDKPFDFWWLDNLDASGKLKIGELAMQKLHINNISLEFAAKNRKLNLEPLAATLYGGQLTGSLKVDASKKTPSFRIQQKLANMNINALLTDVIDNSRFEGRGHLDLDVAAVGNQLSHLRRTAGGNVRLLLNQGAVRGIDLEALLRTASRQISLMNGETSPSLNLDAKTSFSELRSTLTLKHGVASNSDLAVTAGILRLTGGGTLDLNSNAIDYNMNASANPKVPALKGLSGLSLPIKLTGALSAPEYHIDYASLKEQILLKQKTASEAQAPVSKAPAQKAAQPRKAAGLKAAAGTKATAKKTTSPKAEKPHK
- the mutY gene encoding A/G-specific adenine glycosylase, with translation MSDFSRRLIAWQAIHGRHNLPWQVSDPYRVWLSEIMLQQTQVTTVIPYYQQFLGHFPDVASLAAASPDDVLARWSGLGYYSRARNLHKAAKMVMERFNGQFPRTPTLLAELPGVGPSTAAAIAAFSFGEQAAILDGNVKRVLARWAGINGYPGTKVIERELWQLATNLLPDHGIERYTQSLMDLGATICTPKKPACMACPVQADCIARQQGRQAELPTPKPRKVSPERQTVLMMVEKSGKILLERRPPSGIWGGLWSLPEASSTLEASQACQQRFGLNVEFDNAEEDFVHVFTHFRLTITPLPGSVISQTALAHEDHLGWFSQAEALQLGLPTPIRKLIASRRG
- a CDS encoding carbon starvation CstA family protein, with translation MDHALTFVISTLCILMICYRFYGVFFVRKVLNINDEDTTPAHEFKDGKDYLPTKKWVTFGGHFAAIAAAGPLVGPVLAAQYGYLPGFLWLLIGCVIGGAVHDTVVLFASMSHQGKSLSEVAKEELGPVAGWCTGLAMMFIITITMAGLSMVVVHALERNPWGAFAVFMTIPIAICIGLWERVTGNMKNASYLGVVAIMACVFAGPYIQNTFLGEWFSLNAKTVSLVLPVYAFFATALPVWLLLTPRAALSSFMKIGVFGLLIVGVVFVNPQIQFPAVTEFIHGGGPVLAGPVWPFISITIACGAISGFHAFIGSGTTPKQIDKWSDILPVGFGAMLAECMIGVMALIAATSLHPADYFAINSSPEVFKTLGMDVINLPALSSAIGLDLHGRTGGAVTLAVGMTDIFTRIPLLNKLASYFFQFMVMFEAVFILTAIDSGTRVARYLLQDFLGDFWTPLKRTDWMPGAIGTSIVACSLWGYLLNSGDINSVWALFGVSNQLMASIGLIIGATIILRLSKNRSYMLTCLIPLAYLFVTVNYAGYWMIEHVYFNPVSKGYNIFNGLISIAMMCLGVAILISALIKWKEMLGSLRRLELKTA
- the btsR gene encoding two-component system response regulator BtsR, whose protein sequence is MMLTALIIDDEPLARDELRALLAADTQIEIVGEAANAIDAMAGIHRWHPDIIFLDIQMPKINGLELVAMLDPECLPHIVFVTAFDEFALRAFEEHAFDYLLKPVEAARLSKTLERLHKVRLPQNIAALTPVLNQLPCHGHNRICLMPTAEVEYACSKLSGVYLVGQDAQEHFTVLTLKTLELKTVLLRCHRQYLVNPERISEIVFSENGAAEILTRSQQRIPVSRRYLKVLKDALGIDS
- a CDS encoding sensor histidine kinase, translating into MLTEQLNLILLLLQQMCVYLLIAYLLSKTPLFTPLMQVTIRLPHKLTCYAVFSIFCVLGTYLGLNILGSIANTRAIGAVLGGLLGGPAVGLAIGFTGGLHRYLLGGPTALACMISTISEGLLSGMVHRYLMKRGRVDLLFKPFLVASVALIAEIMQMLIILAVAQPFSKSLALVENIGIPMMIANTLGSAMFMRILLDRREMLEKYSNAFSAKVLQIAARSEGALRAGFDEDNTLKVAKIILEELSVSAVSITDRNKVLAFIGSGADHHLPGSPITSEHTFAAIRDNRVVYADGNEVPYICSISPRCPLGSTLVIPLWGEDGQVIGTIKLYENSGKLFLRLNRTLGEGIARLLSTQILSGRIEAQQLLLAQTEVKLLHAQVNPHFLFNALNTISAVIRNDPDRARKLIQYLSVFFRKNLKRSLDEVTLADEIEHVNAYLQIELARFSDHLKVDIDLSEAILQAKLPAFSLQPVVENAIKHGTSQLFDQGHIRIYAEQNREELALHIEDNAGLYPAEIHSEGLGMKLVDRRIKAIYGAEYGVSVHCVFEKYTRISLHLPVHNV